The Gammaproteobacteria bacterium DNA window ACATTGGGTTATATTGACGAACCAGAATTAATTAACCGGGATAATTTAGCGGTCCTTTAAGCTGTGCTTACATGACCAGCAAAAAAGATATTACATTGCGCGGATGCGCGAATTTAAACGTTGCTTATGTCTCGCTGCTTTGTTGGTATGAATAATACCTTTACGTGCAGATGAGTCAATCACAGGAACTGAAGCAGTGTAGAGCTGCTGAGCTTCTTCTTTATTACCCGCGTCGATAGCTTTCACAACACTCTTAATAAATGTGCGAAGTTTTGATCTCATTGCAACATTGCGTTGTCTAGATTTCTCTGCGGTACGTGCTCTTTTACGAGCTGAAGCTATATTTGCCAAAATCTGTCCTTTTAAATCTAAGCTTTGTGTTTTTGGGCGTCGAACTATGCGTTTTTCACCATAAAATGTCAACAGAATACCCATATAAAGCGCTATCAATTGATATCAAAACAGGATTATTCTGTAATTTGTTGTATGACCACCACGTATAAACGGCCACCGTTTTGCTGGTGATGCAAATACAACTCTAATAGGTTAGAGTTTTTCTTTACAAATCAATCAACTATCTGCAAATTATCTCTAAGTGAGCAAAAAACCTGTTAAATCCACCTTAACTGTTGGTGGCGCTACATTTGTCTCGCGCATATTTGGCTATGCTCGCGATGCCATTATATTTATTGTTTTTGGAGCTAACGCTGGCACAGACGCATTTTTTGTGGCTTTTCGCATCCCAAATTTTTTACGCCGGCTTTTTGCAGAGGGGGCTTTCTCCCAAGCATTTGTACCAGTAATGACGGCACATCTACATGATAGCGAAAATGATTTTAGACGCTTAATCGATCATGTTACTGGCTTGTTATCGATCATTTTACTGATTATCACTACACTAGGGGTTCTCGCCTCACCCTGGCTTATACACATTTTTGCACCAGGTTTTGATGATCCGGCACAACAATTGTTGGCCAGTGATATGCTCAAAATCACCTTCCCCTACCTTTTGTTTATTTCGCTGACTGCCTTATCTGGCAGTATTCTAAATATTCGACAAAAATTTGCGGTGCCCGCACTAACCCCGGTTTTACTCAATCTATCACTGATTGGTGCAGCAATATGGTTATCCCCAAAAATGGAAAACCCTGTGACAGCTCTTGCTTGGGGAGTGTTCATTGCAGGTATTGCACAATTATTATTCCAGATCCCTTACCTACTAAAGGCCCATTCATTACCCGTGCCGAAGCTATCAGGAGCCAAACAAGGTGTTGATAGAATCCTAAAGTTAATGCTACCAGCCATGTTTGGGAGTTCTATCGTACAGATCAATTTACTAATCAACACTATTATCGCTTCATATCTTATTGCTGGAAGTATTAGTTGGTTGTATATGTCTGATCGTTTTGTTGAGCTACCGATCGCTCTGTTTGGAATTGCTACCGCGACTGTTATTCTTCCTATGTTGTCAAAACAATATGTATCCAAGCAACATCAGGAATTTGATCAAACCATGCAATGGGCATTAAAAGTGTCTTTACTCATTTCTATTCCTGCTATGTTAGGTCTTGCAGTATTATCAGGGCCAATACTATTCACTCTAGTGCAATATAGAGAATTCAGTTTGTTTGACACTCAAATGGTTACTCTTAGTTTAATGGCATCCTCACTTGGGTTACCTGCATACATATTTATTAAAGTATTAGCGCCAGGCTTTTATTCGCGCCAAGACACAAAAACACCAGTAAAAATTGGTGTATTAGTGATATTCATTAACATATCGCTCAGTCTATTATTTATATGGTTATTGCCTGACATAAAATTACCTGGCGCGCACGCTGGCCTTTCTTTAGTCACTTCATTTTCTGCTTATGTAAATGCTAGTTTGCTATATATCTTACTTAGAAGAGCCAAGGTACTAAACGCTAGCAGGCAAAGATTAACTATGAGCCTAAAAATAATTATCAGCTCTATCGTAATGTTACTTAGTTTATGGTGGATCAATCCAGATGCGGATGTATGGGCTAGCTGGAATAGCCTTACCAGACTTGGCTCACTCATGGGTTTGATTATTATTGGTATCACCATTTACACAAGTCTATTACTAGTCCTTGGCTTGCGTCCTAGTCAATTTCGTCTGCAATCGAATTAGGCTCAATTCATATGATCCTACTTCGCGGCAGCACAAAGTTTAATAGAATCAATCAACCTACTGTGGCTACGATTGGTAATTTTGATGGATTTCACTTAGGTCATCAGGAAATCATTAATTTCGTCATAACTAAATCTGTACAGCAAAAAGCAAAGTCAGTATTAATCAGCTTTGAGCCGACCCCAAAAGAGTTCTTCTGTGGCCCCCAAGGACCCGCTCGTATTTATCCTATCCGCAAAAAAATAGAATTAGTTCGCGACTTTGGATGTGACTATTTTGCGTGTCTACATTTCAATCAGTTACTAGCAACCATGCCAGCGGTGGACTTTGTAAAGAAGATCTTGCACGATTCATTAAATATTAAAACCTTAGTCGTTGGCGATGATTTTAAATTTGGTCATCACGGGTGCGGTAATATTGATTTGCTATGCAATATGGGTGATAAACTTGGATTTCATGTCCATGTTATAAACCCAGTCTTGCACCGCCACGAGCGTGTCAGCAGCACTCTGATTCGAGAAAAATTATCACAAGGCAAGTTTGATGAAGTTGCTTCTTTGTTAAGCCGTCCATTCAAAATGTCAGGTCGTGTTTTTCATGGCGATAAAAGAGCCCGAACTTTTGGCTTCCCAACTGCAAACATTTTAATTGGTCGTTTAGTTTCGCCCATTAAAGGTGTATTCACCGTCAGCGCCAGTCATAATAATAACCAATGGCAAGGCGTTGCCAATGTTGGAAGCAGGCCTACTGTTAATGGTCAACGACAGCAGTTAGAAGTTCATTTATTTAATTGCCAACAGGATTTATATGGCAAAAGATTGGATGTGGAATTTCATACAAAGTTAAGAGATGAAATAAAATTTCCATCACTTGAAGCACTGAAACATCAAATAAGCATTGATGTTACAAAAGCACAACAATATTTTAGTCAAAGGACGTAACACTCAGTGAGCCAGGATTACAAACACACTCTAAATTTGCCAAATACTAGTTTCCCTATGAAAGGTAACTTGGCTCAACGCGAACCAGAAATGTTAAAGCGTTGGCAAGAGTTAGATATTTATCAACATATCCGCGAAGTATGTGCTGATCGTAAAAAGAAATTTATTCTTCATGATGGCCCTCCATATGCGAATGGAGACATTCATATTGGTCATGCAGTTAATAAAATTCTAAAAGATATAATTGTTAAAAGCAAAACGTTAAGTGGCTATGACGTACCATTTATTCCTGGCTGGGACTGCCATGGCTTACCTATCGAGGTGATGGTCGAAAAGAAAAAAGGTAAACCTGGTCATAAAATATCTGAAAAAGATTTTCGCCAAGCTTGTCGTGAATACGCAAAGAAGCAAGTAGACCGTCAACGTGAGGATTTTATTCGTTTAGGTGTGTTCGCTGATTGGCAAAATCCATACCTAACAATGAACTTCCAAGTTGAAGCAGACACCGTACGCGCACTCGGGAAGGTCATTGCCAATGGGCATTTAGAGAAAGGCTTTAAACCTGTTTACTGGAGCGTGGCCAGTGGCTCTGCACTTGCAGAAGCAGAAGTTGAATATAAAGATAAAACTTCCTATGCCATTGACGTTAAATTTACACCTGTAGATCAACCAGCTTTCAAGAAAAAATTTGCAGATACTGCCGAAAATACGACTGCGCATATCGTTATTTGGACGACAACACCTTGGACATTACCTGCAAACCAAGCGGTTAGTTTACACCCTGAATTTGAATACTCATTACTGGAAGTCACTCGCGATGATTCAAAGGAGCATCTATTATTAGCCTCAGATTTAATTGCATCTTGTTTAGAACGTTATGCTATTGATGAATATAAAGTCATCGGTACCTGTATCGGACAGGATCTCGAACACATACAATTGCGACACCCTTTTTATGATAAACAGGTGCCCATCATTTTAGGCGAACATGTCACCACTGAAGCGGGCACTGGTGCGGTACATACAGCACCTGACCATGGTGTAGATGATTTCATTGTTGGCAAAAAATATCAGTTAGGCACAATTAATATTGTTAATGATAATGGTGTCTATCGCGATAGCGTTGAGATATTTGCAGGCCAACATGTACATAAAGTTGATACATCTATCATTGAAAAACTGGAAGATAATTCTAACCTAGTTCATCAGCATCAAATTACCCATAGTTTTCCACATTGCTGGCGTACTAAAACTCCTTTGATATTTAGAGCGACACCTCAATGGTTTATCAGCATGAATAAAAACAACCTTCTTCAACGTTCACTAGAAGAAGTTGAGAATGTTGAGTGGTTACCTGATTGGGGTAAAGCAAGAATTATTAGCATGCTCAGCAATAGTCCAGATTGGTGTGTTTCAAGGCAACGCACTTGGGGTGTACCGATTACACTGTTTGTAAACTCCGAATCACAGGAATTACACCCAGACACCGTTACACTTATAGAAGAGGTTGCACAGCGAATTGAAAAAGAAGGCATTCAAGCTTGGTATGACTTAGAGCCCTCTGATTTGCTTGGTGCTGAGGCAAAAGATTATACCAAGGTTACTGACACCTTAGATGTCTGGTTTGACTCAGGTGTTACGCACGAGTCTGTGGTGCATCGCCAACCACAGCTCAACTTCCCAGCTGATCTTTATTTAGAGGGCTCTGACCAGCATCGTGGATGGTTCCAGTCTTCATTAAAGACAAGCGTTGCCATTAATAACCGCGCGCCTTACAAAACAGTACTCACGCATGGCTTTACTGTCGACGCAAGTGGTCGAAAAATGTCTAAGTCATTAGGCAATGTTGTTGCACCACAAAAAATATTCAAATCATTAGGCGCAGATATTTTACGTTTATGGGTAGCCTCTAGCGACTTTAGTAGTGAAATGAATGTGTCTGATGAAATTCTTAAACGTACTGCAGATTCTTACAGAAGAATGCGCAATACAGTGCGTTACTTACTTTCAAATTTACATGGCTTTGATCCTAGCAAAGATTTGGTCGCTGCAAATGAAATGATTGCGTTGGATCGATGGGCTGTGAATAGGGTTGCTGTCTTACAGAAACAAGCGATTGACCATTATGAAAAATATGAATTTCATCAACTCTATCAAGCACTACATAATTTTTGTAGTTTTGATTTAGGTAGCTTATATTTAGATATTATTAAAGATCGGGTCTACACGACACAATCAGATAGTCTTGCTCGAAAATCAGCACAGACTGCAACCTATCATATAGCTCATTCCTTATTACGATTATTAGCACCTATACTGAATTTCACTGCTGAAGAAGCTTTCTCCCATATTCCTGAAAACCAAGAGACCACTATCTTTACAAAAACTTGGTACCAAGATTTAGCTGAGCTTAGCAATGATGAATATCTTAATGCCGACACCTGGGATTTAATATTCGATGTTCGACAACTAGTACTGAAAACTTTAGAAGAATATAGAGCAAAAGGCGACATTGGTTCTGGCTTGGATGCTGACGTAGTCATATATTGTGAAAATGATACAAACAAGGCTTTATCTTTACTTGAGGATGAATTGCGTTTTGTATTAATCACATCCACTGCCACAATGAAGTCATTGACAGATAGTCCGTCAGACCTTGAGAAATCTGCTTTATCTAATGGCGAGAATATTAAAATTGCAATTCAAAAATCTAAAAATGATAAATGTGTGCGTTGCTGGCACTTGCGTGAGGATGTTGGCAGTCATAAAGACCACCCCGAACTATGCATGCGCTGCGTTGACAATGTGGATGGCAGCGGTGAAATAAGAAAATATGCGTAGATGGACAACTATTCTGGTCATTGTTTTAACTCTTCTAGATCAAGTTACGAAACGTTTTGCTGAATCAGTGCTTGAATTTGCGCAGCCAATCCCAGCAATGCCAATGTTTAATTGGATGCTCGTTTACAACGAAGGTGCTGCATTCAGTTTTTTGAGTGAAGCTGGCGGTTGGCAACGTTGGTTTTTTGTTGCTCTAGCGACAGGAGTATCCATATATATTTTTAATTGGTTACGCAAACTCCGGAGTACTGACATATTGCTAGGTTTTAGTCTTAGCTTTATCCTTAGTGGCGCGTTAGGAAATTTAATTGATCGTGCGATTTACGGCAAAGTTACCGATTTTATAGATTTTTATTATAAGGCAGACGAATGTATTTATTTTTTCTTCTACCTGCCCAATAGTGGTTGCCATTGGCCAACGTTCAATATTGCAGATATTTTAATTACACTAGGCGCTAGTTTGCTCGTAATTCAGATTTTTAAAGATAACCCTAATAATGAAAACCATACAAATTAAACTCGCCAACCCAAGAGGTTTTTGTGCTGGTGTTGATCGCGCAATTGAAATAGTAGAGCGTGCTTTGGAACAGTTTGGCGCCCCTATTTATGTACGTCATGAAGTCGTACACAACCGATTCGTGGTGGACTCATTACGTGATAAAGGTGCAGTATTTGTAGACGAATTAAATCAAGTTCCAGATGATTCAACTGTTATTTTCAGTGCCCATGGAGTCTCTAAGTCTGTTCGTAGTGAAGCTGATAGACGAAAACTCACTGTATTTGATGCGACCTGTCCATTAGTGACTAAAGTACATATAGAAGTTGTACGAAATTGCAAACATGGTCGAGATACAATATTAATAGGGCATAAAGGTCATCCGGAAGTTGAGGGAACAATGGGTCAATGTACTGGAGAACATGGCGGAAATATTTACCTCGTCGAATCTCCAGAAGATGTAGACAAAGTTATGGTAGAAAATTCTGAAGAAATTTCTTTTGTCACTCAAACAACTTTGTCTGTTGATGATACTAAAGAAATTATCGAAAGACTTAAGTATCGCTTCCCGAATATCCAATCACCCAAAAGAGATGATATTTGTTATGCCACGCAAAATCGCCAAGATGCTGTGAAGAATTTAGTTAATAACTGTGATCTATTATTAGTTATTGGGTCCATTACAAGTTCTAACTCAAACCGTCTAAGAGAAATCGCTGAGAAAAATGGTATTGAATCATATCTGATAGATGATGCTGAGCAAATTTCCGATTCATGGCTAGATGATAAAAAAAATATTGGAGTTACTGCAGGAGCTTCAGCTCCTGAAATTTTGGTTAAGCAGGTGATTGAAAAATTGGGCTCCTCAGCACATGCGAATGTGGTTGAAATTGGTGGCGTCGAGGAAAATATTACTTTTGCGGTACCAAAGGAATTAAGAACTACAAGCTAAGCTTTACCAAGCATTGGCGGGACCACCTTTTTCATTTCTAGAATTGTAAGTTAAATCTCCTAAACCACCAGAAAAAGTGGCTGTTGCGGTTAGCTGAATACATTGAGTTATAGGCTCTGCGGGGGTTCCACATGTACCAGCACTTATTAAATAAAATGCACCTTCAGTAGACACGCTTCCACCGCCTGCATCAGCATAACTCAGGTCAGCAATCAAATTAGTAGTGTAAGTATTATTACTAGTAAAGAACTTTCTTTGTTGCTGCATTATTTCCAACAATTTTACTTTAGCATCTGCATAACGAGTTCTCGTTACATGATTTTGATACGACGGATATGCAAGAGATGCAAGTATTGCGACAATTGCTACTATTATTAACAACTCAACAAGAGTAAAGCCAGATAAATATCTTTTCACTTTATCTTGCTAGCTCAACTGTACAATCTAGTAACCATATATGTGTTATCTCTCTCGAGTTAGTCTCGCTAACTTTAAATGCAATTTCTTGATCTTCGTCATCATCTTCTAGTTCATCTTTATCATATTCACAATCTGCCTCTGAAGCATCAAAAATTTCCACATCTTCTATTAAATTAAAGCGTGAAGTGCCTATGCGAATTGATTCACCAGAGTTAAACACAGAGTCCAAATTGCCAAACTTAAGTTTTTCGACTTCAAACGGGGGGTTAAAACTGCAATTACTATTTGGAAAGTCCGTGGAGCTTATTACACATTCTGATGCAAAGGATTGTGATGCAAGCATTAATACTAGTAGTGTATAAATTTTTGTCATCAGAATTCCACCTCTCTCCATGCTTGTCTGCCAACTAATTCTGTTTTTGCCGTGTTAGTCAAAATAGAATCAATATCTGTATCCGCTAGCTGAGTAATTCGATAATCACCAAAGAAGGTCGAGTCTGATGGGGTTGATTTGAAACGTGTACCAACAATTGTTTTTAACTGACCCGCGACATTAATATTATCATTTGAGTCAAATAAGTTATCTGCATTTATATCAAAAATAACTTCTTGTCCAGCGGTTCCATTTTGGGGGTTTAACGCCAAAGAAAAACCACCTGGCGATGGATCACAGCTTAAAGGCTGTGGAATAATTGTATTAACAAATAACACTCCATTGCGTAACTGTAATTCACGAATAGCTTTTTCACCTGGAAATATTATATCCCCCGACTCATCCTCCACATCAAAGTCAATAAACCAGCCTTGTCTACTTCCAATAGCGTTATTTGTAACTGTTCTTACCTCTAAATTAATTCCCGCAGTGGCATCGACAAAAACATTATTAGATAAAAATTGCTCTCGTAAGTTAGAGATACTGACTTCAGAGCCAATAGCGTTCGTAATGTTACCTGCTTGATCAAATGCTACTTCATCAAAAACACCGTATATAGACTGTATACCCGTATCTATTGCATCACTTTCTGTAAAGTAACTTCCAGTTGTAACCACGACCACTACTCCAGCACCATTCTCTCTTTGTACGACTATTGGACGTGTAGTGATAGGCTGTGGATCTCCACTATTAGACTCACCAGAATTTGGCGCGACAGCTTTTAGTAAAATAAATCGATTACTTGATGAACTCCAATCTCCTGGATCTTCACTAATAATATTTATTACATGAAGATTACCCCGTAAATCTCCTGCATAAAGTCTGTCAATTGTGCCATCAGCATTTAAATCAATGGCTCTGACATCTGCGATACCATTGGGTTTTCCATCACCTTCAACGCCAGTATTAATTTTTACTAAATCTGAATTTGGTGTTTTGCTCCATACTCCGTCGATGCCTTCATCAATGAAAAGCATGTAGATAATAGCCTCACCTTCTTCACTAGTACTGTTATAACCATTTCCAAATACAGCGACCCATCTTTTATTAACCCCATCTGGAGCGTTACTCATCGCTATTAAAGGGCGCCCATATGAAAATCCAAGATCACTAATTGATCCATCACTGTTTGCATCTGGATCATCTTCAGGCCCAAACTCCCACATTACTTGATTAACTGGATTCTCTTCAGGTCCTGGTTCAGTGATATTAAGTGCATAGTATCCACGCCCTCCCGCACCTAATCCACCAACGACAATTGTGTTCCAACTAGGACTAGTACCACCTGCCCTTATGTAGGCATCCTCCACGCTTGGCGTTGAATCTACAAAATATTGATGCTTATATTCTGGTCGTGTTAACTCTGAAAGATTTTCAAATACAAAACTGGGGACATAAGCAAATCGCTCATTACCTGTTTGCGCATTGAAGACATGAAACATGCCATCATTTGCGGCGACTAAAACTGAAGCGTCGCGACTAACTTGTTGTGCTTGAAAATCAAAATATGTTTCACCTTCAATACTAGGCCATGCTCCACCAAACCTCCCCACTGCCTGTGGCTGTCCAACGAAAACAGGTGCTGCATTGGCAATAGTGCCAAGCTTTGCATTATGAATGATGCCTCCACCAGTACTATCAGTTTCTGGGCGTATGCGAAATTCACCATCAATAAAGCTAGTC harbors:
- the rpsT gene encoding 30S ribosomal protein S20, translated to MANIASARKRARTAEKSRQRNVAMRSKLRTFIKSVVKAIDAGNKEEAQQLYTASVPVIDSSARKGIIHTNKAARHKQRLNSRIRAM
- the murJ gene encoding murein biosynthesis integral membrane protein MurJ — protein: MSKKPVKSTLTVGGATFVSRIFGYARDAIIFIVFGANAGTDAFFVAFRIPNFLRRLFAEGAFSQAFVPVMTAHLHDSENDFRRLIDHVTGLLSIILLIITTLGVLASPWLIHIFAPGFDDPAQQLLASDMLKITFPYLLFISLTALSGSILNIRQKFAVPALTPVLLNLSLIGAAIWLSPKMENPVTALAWGVFIAGIAQLLFQIPYLLKAHSLPVPKLSGAKQGVDRILKLMLPAMFGSSIVQINLLINTIIASYLIAGSISWLYMSDRFVELPIALFGIATATVILPMLSKQYVSKQHQEFDQTMQWALKVSLLISIPAMLGLAVLSGPILFTLVQYREFSLFDTQMVTLSLMASSLGLPAYIFIKVLAPGFYSRQDTKTPVKIGVLVIFINISLSLLFIWLLPDIKLPGAHAGLSLVTSFSAYVNASLLYILLRRAKVLNASRQRLTMSLKIIISSIVMLLSLWWINPDADVWASWNSLTRLGSLMGLIIIGITIYTSLLLVLGLRPSQFRLQSN
- the ribF gene encoding bifunctional riboflavin kinase/FAD synthetase; translated protein: MILLRGSTKFNRINQPTVATIGNFDGFHLGHQEIINFVITKSVQQKAKSVLISFEPTPKEFFCGPQGPARIYPIRKKIELVRDFGCDYFACLHFNQLLATMPAVDFVKKILHDSLNIKTLVVGDDFKFGHHGCGNIDLLCNMGDKLGFHVHVINPVLHRHERVSSTLIREKLSQGKFDEVASLLSRPFKMSGRVFHGDKRARTFGFPTANILIGRLVSPIKGVFTVSASHNNNQWQGVANVGSRPTVNGQRQQLEVHLFNCQQDLYGKRLDVEFHTKLRDEIKFPSLEALKHQISIDVTKAQQYFSQRT
- the ileS gene encoding isoleucine--tRNA ligase; amino-acid sequence: MKGNLAQREPEMLKRWQELDIYQHIREVCADRKKKFILHDGPPYANGDIHIGHAVNKILKDIIVKSKTLSGYDVPFIPGWDCHGLPIEVMVEKKKGKPGHKISEKDFRQACREYAKKQVDRQREDFIRLGVFADWQNPYLTMNFQVEADTVRALGKVIANGHLEKGFKPVYWSVASGSALAEAEVEYKDKTSYAIDVKFTPVDQPAFKKKFADTAENTTAHIVIWTTTPWTLPANQAVSLHPEFEYSLLEVTRDDSKEHLLLASDLIASCLERYAIDEYKVIGTCIGQDLEHIQLRHPFYDKQVPIILGEHVTTEAGTGAVHTAPDHGVDDFIVGKKYQLGTINIVNDNGVYRDSVEIFAGQHVHKVDTSIIEKLEDNSNLVHQHQITHSFPHCWRTKTPLIFRATPQWFISMNKNNLLQRSLEEVENVEWLPDWGKARIISMLSNSPDWCVSRQRTWGVPITLFVNSESQELHPDTVTLIEEVAQRIEKEGIQAWYDLEPSDLLGAEAKDYTKVTDTLDVWFDSGVTHESVVHRQPQLNFPADLYLEGSDQHRGWFQSSLKTSVAINNRAPYKTVLTHGFTVDASGRKMSKSLGNVVAPQKIFKSLGADILRLWVASSDFSSEMNVSDEILKRTADSYRRMRNTVRYLLSNLHGFDPSKDLVAANEMIALDRWAVNRVAVLQKQAIDHYEKYEFHQLYQALHNFCSFDLGSLYLDIIKDRVYTTQSDSLARKSAQTATYHIAHSLLRLLAPILNFTAEEAFSHIPENQETTIFTKTWYQDLAELSNDEYLNADTWDLIFDVRQLVLKTLEEYRAKGDIGSGLDADVVIYCENDTNKALSLLEDELRFVLITSTATMKSLTDSPSDLEKSALSNGENIKIAIQKSKNDKCVRCWHLREDVGSHKDHPELCMRCVDNVDGSGEIRKYA
- the lspA gene encoding signal peptidase II; this translates as MRRWTTILVIVLTLLDQVTKRFAESVLEFAQPIPAMPMFNWMLVYNEGAAFSFLSEAGGWQRWFFVALATGVSIYIFNWLRKLRSTDILLGFSLSFILSGALGNLIDRAIYGKVTDFIDFYYKADECIYFFFYLPNSGCHWPTFNIADILITLGASLLVIQIFKDNPNNENHTN
- the ispH gene encoding 4-hydroxy-3-methylbut-2-enyl diphosphate reductase is translated as MQIKLANPRGFCAGVDRAIEIVERALEQFGAPIYVRHEVVHNRFVVDSLRDKGAVFVDELNQVPDDSTVIFSAHGVSKSVRSEADRRKLTVFDATCPLVTKVHIEVVRNCKHGRDTILIGHKGHPEVEGTMGQCTGEHGGNIYLVESPEDVDKVMVENSEEISFVTQTTLSVDDTKEIIERLKYRFPNIQSPKRDDICYATQNRQDAVKNLVNNCDLLLVIGSITSSNSNRLREIAEKNGIESYLIDDAEQISDSWLDDKKNIGVTAGASAPEILVKQVIEKLGSSAHANVVEIGGVEENITFAVPKELRTTS
- a CDS encoding type IV pilin protein, whose amino-acid sequence is MKRYLSGFTLVELLIIVAIVAILASLAYPSYQNHVTRTRYADAKVKLLEIMQQQRKFFTSNNTYTTNLIADLSYADAGGGSVSTEGAFYLISAGTCGTPAEPITQCIQLTATATFSGGLGDLTYNSRNEKGGPANAW